From Candidatus Pedobacter colombiensis, one genomic window encodes:
- a CDS encoding SMEK domain-containing protein, which yields MKQSHLVPVINDLLTQSSIEVRDKGKLKLYDVNVISEDVFAPILSIFFDVKLENLNKEKSNFPGIDLSSQEHETIGDKKKRVAFQITSTNSIAKIKKTLQMYVKHELYKEFDRVYIYNLDEKQSSYQASSLKEVEGIIDGKFEFDLTNNVLDRTDLQAMLGSVKDISKIERIHRLLEDQYVYKKKSLLSLEIWERDGKLGYGFSNLIDSIDATTYSTLIENGISGDAKELLKILFERYNSSFSANYEKNKPLNYPNLGFNTYLKAGFQQLEDSYKEVSDLVPSDLSSEELMKSISSSIDGLRKNLNESDFPLVNDPINHPAIQFVKATAQDILKDSGLDPEIIQSFIKDYNQHIANTVKEVFGPENYAQHIETTKEMWIRENEKELLLHQKNLNCLGFVDGEELEYQEAFGTWVDVRNYGMHYEEDGDNRHDRSYDYNKNFNRVRRGEEDLKPVSEMIDEYFLASSKKADDYLNNILFMIADFGKGKTSFLKNYASNLAQSYLKTHQGLFPVYLNLNQYDRYSNSPTLGIIANYLAKVFKIDIKSDYFRKKEYIFLIDSLDESGELSESHIDRVVKDILEIQNLDSINQRKNRVVVATRPIAKGLKEQISKYRPHEISFPDNKGVYSEITENYISFYGFKQTQFDQYIEFALKKFIVNKNIQTKTFSGLSKKILQSVESGKPIALYETLLNDVLKASELSRPIFAYMIYKLISSNTDFIDLGKVGVYISFLNQLTKEAKHKDDIAHKVNIREEFTYRNVLHASAILWQYKRHSNEQISLTKADICRTIDESEIDRDDRIVLSKFDDIASIHFLSHSYLGEKENTLHFQHQSFAEILLAEYYLKVFIKYAIDDDTDVEEASIRLNIGIPTDQTVLFLRGLITLLRECVEGDPKNPSIYNKRELLIPLLASIAIKKHNKKLYSTRLNITWFENHEEDLYRSNKLSSRIVQDFPIKLATLEKIQRLCEKIIESPMNYSLGEFSSQTILYKNELMATSGRVINVNIEKWFALLTGNLVANDIANRIFFNTNVKFWHLFRMIKNWNFEKGLISNWGGDLFKGINMKDNRNFVSYSHLVLNHIDFSYSYFCSLEIEDSALRSCNFSNSTFDMVRIQSSDIQNTRFDNIILKDVESPEDDPFFYGPFSLMFCFISQGVMFPRKLNNILQGNSSGISNFGAEVAHVIEYSHVFEDFEHIRGLFKVLMSKGVSRTVILSAFVFIEDPEPGEETELQSLSSMFKSLITSVFMEVEQEKKDKIILPAIVDLSVN from the coding sequence ATGAAACAATCTCATTTAGTACCTGTAATCAACGATTTACTAACCCAATCCTCAATCGAAGTTAGAGATAAGGGAAAACTAAAGCTTTATGATGTTAATGTAATATCAGAAGATGTGTTTGCTCCGATTCTAAGCATCTTTTTTGATGTCAAATTAGAGAATTTAAATAAGGAAAAATCTAACTTTCCTGGTATAGATCTTTCTAGCCAAGAGCATGAAACCATTGGGGATAAAAAAAAGCGCGTTGCTTTCCAAATTACCTCAACTAACTCTATAGCTAAAATAAAGAAAACGCTACAGATGTACGTTAAGCATGAGCTTTACAAGGAATTTGATCGCGTATACATATATAATTTAGATGAAAAGCAGAGTTCTTATCAGGCTTCGTCCCTTAAAGAGGTTGAAGGTATAATTGATGGTAAATTTGAATTTGACCTTACAAACAATGTGCTTGATCGGACGGATTTGCAAGCCATGCTTGGCTCTGTTAAAGATATTTCTAAGATAGAGCGGATTCATCGCTTACTTGAGGATCAGTATGTTTATAAAAAGAAGAGTCTTCTTTCTTTGGAAATTTGGGAGCGCGATGGGAAATTAGGCTATGGATTCTCGAATCTTATTGATAGTATAGATGCTACTACTTACAGTACGTTGATTGAAAATGGGATATCGGGTGATGCCAAGGAGCTATTAAAAATTCTTTTTGAGCGTTACAACAGCTCATTTAGTGCGAACTACGAAAAGAATAAACCGTTAAATTATCCAAATCTTGGCTTTAATACCTATTTAAAGGCTGGATTTCAACAGCTTGAAGATTCTTACAAAGAGGTATCTGATTTAGTTCCTTCTGATCTTTCCTCTGAAGAGCTTATGAAGAGCATTTCTAGTTCTATTGATGGCCTTCGTAAAAATCTAAATGAAAGTGATTTTCCGCTAGTCAATGATCCTATTAATCATCCTGCTATTCAATTTGTTAAAGCCACTGCACAGGATATTTTAAAGGATTCAGGACTTGATCCGGAGATTATCCAATCGTTTATTAAGGATTACAATCAGCATATAGCAAATACGGTAAAGGAGGTTTTTGGTCCGGAGAATTATGCTCAGCATATTGAAACGACTAAGGAAATGTGGATCAGAGAGAATGAAAAAGAACTCCTTTTACATCAAAAAAACTTGAATTGTTTGGGCTTTGTTGATGGTGAAGAACTGGAATACCAGGAAGCTTTCGGTACTTGGGTAGATGTCAGGAATTATGGAATGCATTACGAGGAAGATGGGGATAATCGACATGATAGATCTTATGATTATAACAAAAACTTTAATAGGGTCAGAAGGGGAGAGGAGGATTTAAAACCGGTCTCTGAAATGATTGATGAGTATTTTTTAGCTAGCTCAAAAAAGGCAGATGATTATCTAAATAATATTTTATTTATGATTGCAGATTTTGGAAAAGGAAAAACCAGTTTTCTTAAAAATTATGCATCTAATTTAGCTCAGTCATATCTTAAGACCCATCAAGGGTTATTTCCTGTTTACTTAAACCTTAATCAATACGACCGATATAGCAACTCCCCTACACTTGGCATTATAGCTAACTATCTAGCTAAAGTCTTCAAAATCGATATCAAATCGGACTATTTCCGTAAGAAAGAATATATATTCCTTATCGATTCACTGGATGAAAGTGGAGAGTTATCTGAAAGTCATATTGATAGGGTAGTAAAGGATATTCTGGAAATACAAAATTTAGATAGTATAAATCAGAGAAAAAATAGGGTTGTGGTTGCAACCAGGCCGATTGCTAAAGGCTTGAAAGAACAGATAAGTAAATATCGTCCCCATGAGATAAGTTTCCCTGATAATAAAGGTGTTTATTCTGAAATCACAGAGAATTATATCTCTTTTTATGGATTCAAACAGACACAATTTGATCAGTACATTGAATTTGCACTAAAAAAGTTTATCGTTAATAAAAATATTCAAACAAAGACTTTCAGTGGCTTATCCAAGAAAATACTTCAGTCAGTTGAAAGCGGTAAACCAATTGCGCTCTACGAGACATTACTCAATGATGTTCTAAAAGCTAGTGAACTCAGTAGGCCAATCTTCGCGTACATGATTTATAAATTGATTTCATCCAATACTGATTTTATTGATCTTGGCAAGGTTGGGGTTTACATCTCATTTCTTAATCAGCTGACTAAGGAAGCCAAACATAAGGATGATATAGCTCATAAGGTGAACATAAGGGAGGAGTTTACCTATCGTAATGTGCTACATGCCTCGGCAATTTTATGGCAGTACAAAAGACATAGCAATGAGCAAATTTCACTGACAAAGGCAGATATTTGTAGAACTATCGATGAAAGTGAAATTGATAGGGATGATAGAATAGTTTTATCAAAATTTGATGATATAGCATCCATACATTTCCTTTCACACTCTTATTTAGGAGAGAAGGAAAATACACTTCATTTTCAGCATCAGTCATTTGCAGAGATCCTCTTGGCGGAATATTATCTTAAGGTTTTTATTAAATATGCCATTGATGACGATACCGATGTTGAGGAGGCGAGTATCAGACTAAATATAGGAATTCCGACTGATCAAACTGTCTTGTTCCTAAGAGGATTAATTACTTTACTTAGAGAGTGCGTAGAAGGTGATCCTAAAAATCCTTCAATTTATAATAAACGTGAGCTGCTTATACCGCTTTTGGCTTCTATTGCTATAAAAAAACACAATAAAAAGTTGTATTCAACCAGACTCAATATTACTTGGTTCGAAAACCACGAAGAGGACCTTTATCGATCAAATAAACTTAGCAGCAGAATCGTTCAAGATTTCCCGATCAAATTAGCTACGCTTGAAAAAATACAAAGGCTCTGTGAGAAAATTATTGAATCTCCAATGAATTATAGTCTTGGTGAATTTTCAAGCCAAACCATTCTCTATAAAAATGAATTAATGGCTACCTCCGGAAGAGTGATAAATGTGAATATAGAAAAATGGTTTGCGCTGTTGACTGGAAATTTGGTAGCAAATGATATAGCCAATCGTATTTTTTTTAATACCAATGTTAAATTCTGGCATCTATTTAGAATGATTAAGAACTGGAATTTTGAAAAAGGACTTATCTCTAACTGGGGAGGAGATTTATTTAAAGGGATAAATATGAAGGATAATAGAAATTTTGTCAGTTATTCTCACCTTGTCCTTAATCATATTGACTTTTCATATTCTTACTTCTGCTCGTTGGAAATCGAGGACTCGGCCCTTAGATCCTGCAATTTTTCAAATTCAACTTTTGATATGGTCAGGATACAATCATCTGATATACAAAATACAAGATTCGATAACATTATTTTGAAGGATGTAGAGTCGCCAGAGGATGACCCCTTCTTCTATGGACCTTTTAGTCTAATGTTCTGTTTTATAAGTCAAGGTGTGATGTTTCCCCGGAAATTAAATAATATTTTACAAGGAAATAGCTCCGGAATTAGCAATTTTGGAGCTGAAGTAGCACATGTTATAGAATATTCACATGTTTTTGAAGATTTTGAGCATATCAGAGGATTATTTAAGGTGCTTATGTCCAAAGGTGTATCCCGAACAGTTATATTGTCTGCTTTTGTATTTATTGAAGATCCAGAACCTGGCGAAGAGACAGAGCTGCAAAGCCTTAGCTCCATGTTCAAGAGTTTGATTACTAGTGTCTTTATGGAAGTCGAACAAGAAAAAAAAGATAAAATAATTCTTCCCGCTATTGTAGACCTGTCTGTAAATTAA
- a CDS encoding BfmA/BtgA family mobilization protein, with translation MATRDNYTKSLRFSVETDAKLGKLAIKYGYSKFQFFNQMVEYFHRTKKDPTDINDELLKRTLSRNHDAYTSFIKTQEKVLLIPMHQSVERMIRNQEQIVKYFNEQVLNANKELLKQQQGQNQKTKETDNQLKQIIGHLQSRKKLKEQFLYLFETYVKSRENLGTFKTREREELTTQTRKQIQEL, from the coding sequence ATGGCTACAAGGGACAACTACACCAAATCACTACGCTTTTCCGTAGAAACAGATGCCAAATTGGGTAAGCTGGCCATAAAATATGGCTACAGCAAATTCCAGTTCTTTAACCAGATGGTAGAATACTTTCACCGTACCAAAAAAGACCCCACAGACATCAACGATGAACTGTTGAAACGCACCTTAAGCCGTAACCATGACGCTTACACCAGCTTCATTAAAACACAAGAAAAGGTATTACTGATCCCCATGCATCAAAGTGTAGAACGAATGATCCGTAACCAGGAGCAGATCGTAAAATACTTCAATGAGCAGGTATTAAACGCCAATAAGGAACTATTGAAACAGCAGCAGGGACAAAATCAGAAGACCAAAGAAACCGATAACCAGCTGAAGCAAATCATCGGTCACCTGCAAAGCCGTAAAAAACTAAAAGAACAATTCCTATACCTATTTGAGACCTATGTTAAAAGCAGAGAGAACCTGGGCACCTTCAAAACCAGGGAGCGTGAAGAGCTAACCACACAAACACGTAAACAAATCCAGGAATTATAA
- a CDS encoding DUF5712 family protein, whose protein sequence is MYINITDSEKSNNKGSSGELVHYLDKECRLFPDLEKEHWFNGNAIQIPSYEVKNAIDHNIAKLAKTEAKFFLINISPSQKEITYLKEKHGELNKKAFKAYAVKVMDEYARNFNRQGINSHKDLLWFAKLENHRYYSHKDKEVKNGEKKVGQLKDGEQMHIQIIVSRKDISNKLKLSPMNKSKGRNKTHSRKMGEFNRSAFKHSGERVFDQLFGFERPLNQTYKYANVQKNGSLEQQLDLQKEVDKEISGQKEHEMMQVDTSLLDVLFMKADYDPVSSFKKKKKRRNSQNNDQHLTL, encoded by the coding sequence ATGTATATTAACATCACCGACAGCGAAAAATCCAATAATAAAGGGAGCAGCGGAGAACTGGTGCATTACCTGGATAAAGAATGCCGCTTATTTCCTGATCTGGAAAAGGAGCATTGGTTTAATGGCAATGCGATCCAAATCCCATCTTATGAAGTGAAAAATGCGATTGATCATAATATTGCTAAACTGGCTAAAACGGAGGCTAAATTTTTCCTGATCAACATTAGTCCCAGTCAAAAAGAAATCACTTACCTAAAAGAAAAGCATGGGGAGTTAAATAAAAAAGCCTTTAAAGCTTATGCGGTTAAGGTGATGGATGAATATGCCAGGAACTTTAACCGTCAGGGTATCAATTCCCATAAAGATCTGTTGTGGTTTGCCAAATTGGAGAACCACCGGTATTACAGTCATAAGGATAAAGAGGTAAAAAACGGAGAAAAGAAAGTTGGTCAATTGAAGGATGGTGAGCAGATGCACATTCAGATCATTGTCAGTAGGAAGGATATTAGCAATAAGCTCAAGTTAAGCCCGATGAATAAATCAAAGGGCAGGAATAAAACACATTCCAGAAAGATGGGGGAGTTTAACCGTTCTGCTTTTAAGCATTCCGGAGAACGGGTGTTTGATCAGCTATTTGGATTTGAAAGACCGCTTAACCAGACTTATAAATATGCCAATGTGCAAAAGAATGGATCACTGGAGCAGCAGCTGGACCTGCAGAAGGAAGTTGATAAGGAAATATCCGGCCAGAAGGAACATGAAATGATGCAAGTGGATACCAGTTTATTGGATGTACTGTTTATGAAAGCGGATTACGATCCGGTCAGCAGTTTTAAAAAGAAAAAGAAGCGCAGGAATTCACAAAACAACGATCAGCACTTAACATTATGA